One genomic window of Lynx canadensis isolate LIC74 chromosome F2, mLynCan4.pri.v2, whole genome shotgun sequence includes the following:
- the LOC115506297 gene encoding heterogeneous nuclear ribonucleoprotein C-like yields the protein MASSVTNKTDPRSMNSRVFIGNLNTLVVKKSDVEAIFSKYGKIVGCSVHKGFAFVQYVNERNARAAVAGEDGRMIAGQVLDINLAAEPKVNRGKAGVKRSAAEMYGSSFDLDYDFQRDYYDRMYSYPARVPPPPPPIARAVVPSKRQRVSGNTSRRGKSGFNSKSAQRGYSSKSGKLKGDDLQTIKKELTQIKQKVDSLLESLEKIEKEQSKQGAGVDQG from the coding sequence ATGGCAAGCAGTGTTACCAACAAGACAGATCCTCGCTCCATGAACTCCCGTGTATTCATCGGGAATCTCAACACTCTTGTGGTCAAGAAATCTGATGTGGAGGCAATCTTCTCAAAATATGGCAAAATTGTGGGTTGCTCTGTTCATAAGGGCTTTGCCTTCGTTCAGTATGTTAATGAGAGAAATGCCCGGGCTGCTGTGGCAGGAGAGGATGGAAGAATGATTGCTGGCCAGGTTTTAGATATTAATCTGGCTGCAGAGCCAAAAGTGAACCGAGGAAAAGCAGGTGTGAAACGATCTGCAGCGGAGATGTACGGCTCCTCTTTTGACTTGGACTATGACTTTCAACGAGATTACTATGACAGGATGTATAGTTACCCGGCACgcgttcctcctcctcctcctcctattgCTCGGGCTGTAGTTCCCTCAAAACGCCAGCGCGTATCAGGAAACACCTCACGAAGAGGCAAAAGTGGCTTTAATTCTAAGAGTGCACAGCGAGGATATTCGTCCAAGTCTGGAAAGTTGAAAGGCGATGACCTTCAGACCATTAAGAAGGAGTTGACCCAGATAAAGCAAAAAGTGGATTCTCTACTGGAAAGCCTggaaaaaattgagaaagaacagagcaaACAAGGAGCTGGAGTTGATCAAGGATGA